The following are from one region of the Candidatus Sysuiplasma jiujiangense genome:
- a CDS encoding type II toxin-antitoxin system CcdA family antitoxin, which yields MTRLLSVRIDEHLLEESRRLKINCSEVVRAALKEEIRKRRDEELAGSVYRIHQLLKGVDMEQLVLEFRKDRERS from the coding sequence ATGACCAGACTCCTGAGTGTAAGGATTGATGAGCATCTGCTCGAAGAATCGAGACGGCTGAAAATCAACTGCTCTGAAGTGGTCAGGGCGGCACTGAAGGAGGAAATAAGGAAAAGGAGAGATGAGGAACTCGCAGGGAGCGTTTACAGAATACACCAGCTTCTGAAGGGAGTGGACATGGAGCAACTGGTGCTTGAATTCCGTAAGGACAGAGAAAGGAGTTGA